The Nodosilinea sp. PGN35 DNA segment ACAGCCGCTGCTGCTGACCTCCAGACAGCGAAAGGCCGCTCTGCTTGAGCTTGTCTTTAACCTCATCCCAAACCGCCGCTTTGCGGAGGGAGGTTTCCACCAGCTCGTCCATGTCGCCCCGAAAGCCGTTGATGCGGGCACCCCAGGCGATGTTTTCGTAGATCGACTTGGGAAAGGGGTTGGGCTTTTGAAACACCATGCCGATCTTGCGGCGGAGCTCTACGGCATCGACGCTGCTGGCGTAGATGTTGTCGCCGTGGAACGTGATCTTGCCCTCGACCCGGCAGGAGGCAATCAGGTCATTCATGCGGTTGAAGCAGCGCAACACAGTGCTCTTGCCGCAGCCCGAGGGGCCGATGAACGCCACAATCTCGTTGGCGGGAATGTGGAGGTTGACGTCTCTAACGGCCAGGTTAGCCCCGTAGTAGACGCTCAGGCTTTCGGCCCTCAGGGCAACATCTGCAGAGGGTGGGGCATAGGTGTTGGTCATTTTGGCACCAGGGTCGCGCTACAGTCCGAACAAAATCTCACCCCATACTATTGCAGGCTGAGGCCCTGTTTGGGGTTAAGGCAAGGCTAAGGGAACTGGCTCTCAGATCCCTGGGCGCTGGAGCACTGGTCAAAACAACAGCTGCCCCCACATCTGGCAACGCCGCCAGAGACAACTTGGCGGAGAATTTTAGAACGGTGCCGGTGCCGCCACAGCTGCTTTAAATCACTTAGCCTACTCCTTGGGTGTGGTGAAACAGCTGTCTGAGATCACGGGCTACCTCCCGCTTAGCACCTAGGATGGGCCTATGCACCCAGCTCTGACCAGCGCCGCCAGCAGGTGGCACAAAAACAGGCTCAGGGTTGGGTCGGGCGCTTTATTCTAGAAAAGCAGGTAGGGTGTTTTGCTTCACTTAATATTGCCGCTCAATCCAGTGCCAAAACTCCCGTTCTACCGACTGTTTAGCCGCTTGCTCAAGCCCTTTTCGCTCAGCACGGTGTTGGTAGCGATTTTTGTGCTTCAGCTGATTGGCGCAGTGGGGCTGCTGGGCTTTTTGAGTTTTTATCTGGGCAACTGGGCCGTGGCGTTGGTCAGCCTGGGGGCGATCGGCAGTTCGGTGGTGGTAGGGCTGGCGGTGGTCAACCGGGTGCTGCAACCCATCGCCCAGCTGCACCAGGCCATTCAGGCCACCGCCCAGGGCAATTGGCAAACCCCTCTCCCCATCGAGAGCACCGATGAACTGGGGCAGCTGGCGCGGGCGTTTAACACCATGGCGGCTAAGCTGCACGACTCATTTACCGAGCTAGAGCACCTCAACCGCGAGCTGCAGCGCAGCGAGCGCCGCTGGCGGCAGTTTTTAGACGGTATTCCCCTGGGGATCGCCGTCTACGATCGCCAGGGCCAGATGGTGTTTGCCAGCCAGCAGGCCCGCATTTTGCTCTGCCTTGAAGACATGCCCTCGATTCCGTCGCTGAGCCTGGACGAAACCTGCATTGCCTACCGGGCCAGCACCGGGCAGCGCTACCCCACCGCCGCGCTGCCCATTGCCCAGGCGCTGCGAGGGCAGCCCGGCTGGGCCGACGACATTGAGCTGCGGCCCGGCAATCAGGCGGTGCCGATTGAGATGGTGACGACGCCTATTTTTGACCAGGCGGGGCAGGTGGAGTATGCGATCGCCGCCTTTCAAGACATCACCACCCGCAAGCAGGCCCAAACCCTGCTGGCCGACTACAACCAGACCCTCGAGCGCCAGGTGGCCGATCGCACCGCCGCGCTGCGCCAGGCCGAGGCCACCCAGCGGATTATTTTAGAGGCCATCCCCGACCTGCTGATGCGGTTTTCGGGCGACGGCATCTGCCTCGATGTGATGAATGCCGGGGCGGTGAACCTGCTGACTGAGCCCAGCACCCAGATTGGCAAGCCGATGGATCAGGTGCTGCCCGCCGAGATGGCGGCTGAGCGCATGCACTACATTCAGCAGGCTCTGCAAACCGGCGAACCCCAGGTCTACGAATATCGCTGCCTGACTCCGAGTGGCTGGCGCTACGAAGAAGCCCGCATCGTCACCAGTGGCCCTAACCAGGTGTTGGCGATCGTGCGCGACATCACCGAGCGCAAGCAGGCCGAGACCGAAATCGCCCGCCAGCGACAGTTTCTGCAAAATGTGATCGACAGCATTCCCAGCATTATTGTGGTCAAAGACCGCCAGGGCCGGGTACAGATGGCCAACCGGGCCAGTGCCCGCCTGCACGGCATTACCCCCACCGACATGGTGGGCAAGTTTGACACCGACTTTAACCCCAACGTTTCGGCCTTTGAAGCCCTTCAGCAGCACCGCATTCACCAGCAGGTGATTGAAACCCAAATGCCCTACCAGGGCGAGCAAGAGGTGATCGACCGGGTCGGCATTCGCCGCTGGTACCAGGTGGTGATCAGCCCGTTTCAAGACGCCAGCGGTACCGTCAACGGCGTGATTACCAACTGCATCGACATCACCGACCGCAAGGGTATGGAGACGGCTTTGACCGAGGCCAACGAAACCCTGGAGCGCCTGGCCACCCTCGACGGGCTCACCCACATTCCCAACCGCCGCCGCTTTGATGAGTACCTGGAACAGGAGTGGCAGCGCATGGTGCGCGAACAGCAGCCCCTGTCGCTGATCATGTTTGATGTCGATTTTTTTAAGCCCTACAACGACTGCCTGGGCCACCAGCAGGGGGATGAGGCGCTGATTGCGATCGCCGCCGCCGCCACCCGCGCCGTCAAGCGCGCCGCCGACCTGCTGGCCCGCTACGGCGGCGAAGAGTTTGCGGTGGTGCTGCCCAACACCCGCCGCGCCGGAGCCGAAATCGTCGCCAAGGCCCTGCAAGAAGAAATCGCCGCCCTGCAAATTGCCCATCCCCAGTCACCCATCAGTGACTACCTCACCATCAGCATTGGCATCGCCAGCGTGGTGCCCACCGCCGACCAGTCGCCCGAAGACCTGATCGCCGCCGCCGATGCCGCGCTGTACCAGGCCAAGCGACGAGGGCGCGATCGCTACTGGATTCGTCTGATCTAATGCCAGTGGGTACACCACAACCAACGGCTGGTTTGCCACCCCCCGACTACTCCAGCGCCCGTATGGCGGCAGCGGTTTGCGTCCAGACGGGAAAGCTGGGCGACTCCACCACCCCCTCCCCCGCAAAGGTGGTTTCGCTGTAGCCCTGGGAGGTCAACCTCAGCACCGTCACCTGGCTCACCACGGGGTCGAGGTTAAGGGCTTCGCAAAACCGCATTGCCCGATACAGGTTTTCGTCAGACTCTGACGGCGTTTCAACCAGCTCTCCGTTAGTGAGTTTGTAGTAGCCTTCGACTTCCAGGGCGTAGGCGAGAAAGTCTCTCCTTTGAGCTGGGGCCGGGCTTGTACCACGGGCGCTCACCTGCTGCTCGATGCCGCAATCTTACTGGGGGTGTTCTTTGGCCGGGGCTTGGGTAGGGCTGGCCAGGCGAAGGCACCCGGCCAGCTACTAACCGCCAAGCCAGTGGGGGACAGGCTACTCCAGCAGCAAAGTTTTAGTGAGTATTACCATCCACGGCATCCCCTCCGGGGAGGCTGCGCCAAGGACTCCGCTCGACGACCGCGTCTCGGCTGCGCTGGGGGGCACGGGGATGGGGTCGCTCCAATCGTTGGGGTCGGCGTAGCCGTAGGCATGGAGGATTTTGATGGTGCGATCGATGGCGGCCAGGCTGCCGTAGAGCAGGTGACGCACTTTCTCAGGATGAGTTTGGGGGTTGCTGTGCGAAGACGGCGGCGGGTTAGACGCGCCGCGACTATCGGGTTCGAGATATTCAAACATCGGTTCTGTTTTCCTTTTGTGTTTGCAGTGAGCAAGCCCTAGACCGCAAATCCCCTCCTGGGAGGGGTAGGGGTGGGTTCAACCCAGGCAAACTACCGACTTACTCGCGGTAAGCAATAGGCTGATTGCTGAGACTGACCCACCCCGCCCTGCGGGCACCCCTCCGAGGAGGGGAAGGGCGAGGAAGACAGAACGCGAAAACCCTAGCATCCGCAGCTGAGGTGCAAACTGGGAGAGCTAGGGTACGATCGACCTTAGCCTCGCAATCTGACTGGTAGATTTGCGGGGTTAGCTGTCTGTTGGTGTTGGTAGCACCTTCAGGCAGCGCTAAAGTTCTCGAGTTCTGTATGGTCACCGCTCTGCTGAACGGCTTAACGTAAAACACTACTGATACAAAAGCTCCCCGTCAACCGTATAGCAGCAGGAACGTTTTAGAGCGGCGCGGTTTTATGCCCTACCTTTAGGGCAGGCGTCAAAATGTAACGTCATGAGCCCAAGCACGCGCACCTAGCGAAATGGAAGATATATGGAGCTTCGCTGCCTATTTACCTAGGTTAGGGCTATTATGCAGACTACTCGCTGCCCATCTACCCCACAGATGGAATTAGGCTGTAAGTAATCTGCCTATCCACTATATAGAGGGAGTTAGGCAAATAGGAGCAATTTAATAAGTTATCAGGCTGCTCCAGCTTCATGTGGTATGTAACCCAGTTTCTATTCATAGCAGCTTACAGGGTGATAAGTCACAGTTGAGCTTAGTAATAACTACTTAGGCTGAGAATAAGGAATCTGAATGGCTCGTAGGACGCTTCACATAATGGTCAAGAGGCGGTTCTACTGCCCAAACACTGATAAATAGACACCATCACCGTCTTCTAATCATGATTTTTTTTAACAAGTTGCGATCATGTAATTACTTAATCTAGGACAGGCATAGTCAGCCGTCGATTTTTGGCTATGATTGATGAGCCACGTTATGGCATATATTGTAGCGGAACGCATCTGGAATACTTGTAGAGTTGTCTAATTGTTAGTACCTGGAATTTCTAGTTATGCTGCTAGGAGAACGTTTGAACTCAAGTGAATTAAAGTCATTTTCAATTTATGGCTTATTTGGCTTTAAAGATATCAAAATTCCTTTTGATAAAGAAGCAGTTATCCTTATCGCAGAAAACGGTTCTGGTAAAACCACAATTCTTAACGCATTGTATTACTCAATTTCCTGTAAATTTCACAAGCTTAGTGCAATAGATTTCCGCTCCATAGTTCTTGAATTTGCATCTGGCGTGAGTGTTGAAATCAAAAAAAATGACCTAAAGTCATTTTATCAACGTGATCTTTTTGAATATATTTCTTTGTTAAGACCATTCTTGCCTAGCAGAGAAATAGAGGTGCTACGAAGAGAAGCACGTAGAAGTTCTGAATCGTTTCGTGGGCGACTGCTGGATGCTATGAACAGGTATCCTATACCCTCCAAATACTACTCTATCTTAGAGGAGATGGAGTTGAGAGTTAGAATTGGACAGGAAGCAGATCCAAAAGGTAAAGTTGATAAGATTAGATCAACCATTCAGGAAAACCTAAATGAATCTATTCTATATTTTCCAACTTATAGAAGAATCGAAGAAGATCTTAAAAATTTAGGTTATGAAGAAGAGAAGTTTGAACGTTTAAGCCTTGGTGAGGGAGAAGGTAAACTTATCCAATTCGGAATGGATGACGTTATTAGCAAGCTTGATGAAATTAAAACTGCCATAAAAAATTCAGCACTTAATCTTTTCTCAAAAGTTACAGGTGAAATTTTAACTCAATTCATTGAGGGCATTGAAATTACCCAGGAAATGAGAGACAGTATTCAACCTGATACTTTGAATATAGTTTTGAGTCGTGTTGGGGAGAAAAATATATCAAGATCAGATAGAAAAAGAATTGAGGAAATGGTGAGTTCAGGAGAAATAAATTCTCCTCAACATGAGCAACTTGTCTATTTTTTGTCAAAATTAGTTGGTTTGTATGAACAGCAAAAAGAGAAAGATGATTCGATTAATCAATTTACTTCAATATGTAATGAATACTTGAATAAAAAACGCATTGTTTATGATGAGGCTAACGTAGAGATATCTATAGTGCAAACTAGAAGTAACAACCCAATCGATATTAGGAATTTATCGTCTGGGGAGAAGCAAATTATGTCGCTCTTCTCAAAAATCTACCTGGAATCATCTGAAGAATTTATTCTTTTGTTTGATGAGCCAGAACTATCACTTTCTATTGAATGGCAAAAGCTTCTGCTTCCCGATATTTTGAAGTCTGGTAAATGCAAGCTTCTTTTGGCAGTTACTCATTCCCCATTTATATTTGATAACGAGCTTGATCTCAATGCTAATGATCTTGATACATTTGTGCGTGAGGAATAGATGTCAGTAGATAAGTTGAGGAATTCACGTGGTAAAGCAGTTGCTGTATTTGTTGAATTCACCAGATTGTATAAGCAGTACGAAACAGCATTTTATTGCTTCTTCGAGGGAGAAGATAGTAAATATTATGGAATCAGAATAAGGAATATTGTTAGACCAGAAAAAGATATATATCTCAGATGCAGTGGGAAAGAAGGAGTTTTAGGAATTTATAGGATGTTGTCATCGCGGCAGCATTACGTTAATGCTAAAACTGCTTACTTTGTAGATAAAGATTTCGACGAATCAATCTATGAAAAGGGCATGAATTCAATATATGAGACTCCGTGCTATTCGGTAGAAAATTTTTATACTTCAGCTCAGTGCTTCTCTGAAATTTTGCGGAGTGAGTTCAAACTCACAGAATCAGATGAAAACTTTGAACGATGCATTTCTCTTTACACTAAACTCCAAGGAGAATTCCATAATTCAGTTGAGCTTATAAATGCGTGGGTTGCTTGTCACAGAGAGAAGTCTAGTCAATTGAACATTTCTGATCTTAGTGTCTCGCGTTTTGTTCGTATCGATTTGAACCAAGTTGTAGCAATGTATACAATTGATGATCTCTACAGTATGTTTCCTAACATACCTATGATTTCACAACAGGAAATAGATGAAAAGAAAGCTGAATTGTCGGCTAAAACGCGGCAGAAAAGTTTTAGAGGAAAGTTTGAAATTGAATTTTTGTTGGCAGTTTTACAGAAACTCACAAATGAAGCCAATCAGGGAACTTATCCCTATTTCACTCGTAAAGTAAAAGTTGTGCTGTCGTTAGCAAGGAGAACAATTATTTCTGATTTGTCTCAGTACGCCGATACCCCAGACTGTCTTTATAGTTATCTCGAGTCCTTCCGCTCTACTTCATAAGTTGCGGTGTCAACTTTTCGTTCTGCAGAAATATAAGGATAGGTAAGAGAAGCAAACACCGTATGGCAAAGAAGCCCAATAATTCAAATATAGTGGACTGTTGAAAGCCGCTGGTGCTGAGTTCAAGATTGTCTGCCGCCGCTAATTTGAGCCGTTAGAAGAAAGTTTTGCTTCAAGTCTAGAACTTTAGTCCCAGGGTCTTTAGAAGGCGTCTTATACCCCCAACCGCTGCAAACGATACAGGCTCGAATACAACCCCTCCCGCGCCAGCAGCTCATCGTGGCTGCCCTGCTCCACCAGCTCACCATGCTTGAGCACGAGAATGCGATCGACATTGCGAATCGTTGAAAGGCGATGGGCAATAATAATTGCCGTGCGCCCCTCCAGTAGCCGCTCAAGCGCCTCTTGAATCATCGCCTCGGTGCCCACATCCAGGTTGGCCGTGGCCTCATCTAGCACCAAAATCCCCGGATCGCGAATCGCCGCTCGGGCAAAGGCCAGCAGCTGCTTCTGCCCCCCCGAGAGATTTGTGCCCCGCTCCCGCAGCTCGGTGTTGTAGCCCTGGGGCAGCTCCTCAATCAGCCCGTGAATATTGGTCTTTTTCGCCGCCTCAACCACCGCCTCCAGGGGATATTCCTCCCCCAGGGTAATGTTGCTCTTCACATCCCCAGCGAAGAGAAAGCCATCCTGCAAAATTACCGCCATGCGCCGCCGCAGCTCCGCCTGGGGCAGGTTACGAATATCGACCCCATCCAGCAAAATCGCCCCCTGGTTGATGTCGTAGAGCCGACACAGCAGCCGAATGATCGAGCTTTTGCCCGCCCCCGTCGGCCCCACCAGTGCCACCTTTTCGCCGGGGCGAATGGTGAAGGTGAGGTCTTTAAGCACGGGCTCATCGGCCTTGTAGCCAAAGGTGACGTGGTTGAAGCGGATCTCGGAGGCCTTGGCGGGTGAGGGGGTGAGGGGGTGGGGGGGTGGGGAGGATGAGGGAGATGGGGAGGTGGGGGAGATGGATGGGTAGGTGGTGGGAAAAGTGGCTGAACTGCCGTTCTCTTCACCGAGCAATTCCTTCGCCCCGTTACTGCTGTCTCCGCCAAGCCCCATCGCCGCATCCCGACCTCCCCCATCTCCCCTCCCTTCCCCATCACTCCCTACCCCATCACCCCCCACTCCCTCACCCCCCACCCCCTCCGGGTCGCGAATCTCCACCGGCACGGTAAACAGGTCGGTAATGCGCTCCACGGCGGTGAGGCCGGCCTGGATGGCGGTAAATTTGTCGGCGAACTGGCGCAGGGGGTCGAAGAGGCGCTGGGCAAAGAGAATAAAGGTGGCCAGGGTGCCGAAGGTGAGGGCATCCTGCATGACCAGCAGGCCGCCGAGCCAGAGCACGCCGCCGATCGCCACCAGGGAGATCCACTCCAGCGTGGAGGACACCGCTGAGTCGTAGAAGATGGTTTTATCGACGGCGGTGATGTACTTCTTGTTGGTGTGGCGAAACATCTCAGCGTTGTAGCGCTCGCGGCGAAACAGCTGCACCACGTTGATACCCGCCACGTTTTCTTGCAGGGTGGCGTTGAGTTCGGAGAGGTGCTCGCGGGCTTTGTAGTTGGCCTTGCGAAACTGCTGCTGAAAGTAAATAATCAGCCAGGTGACGGGCAGCAGCAGCCCCAGCAGCATGAGGGCCAGTTGCCACTGCATAGTAAACATCACCACGATCAGCACCAGCATCGACACCACGTCGGTGATAATGCCCACCGCCCCGGTGGAAAACACGTCGCCCAGGGCATCGACATCGCTGGTGATGCGGGTGATCAGCTTGCCCACGGGGGTGCGGTCAAAGAAGCGCACCGCTAGAGAGGTGACGTGGGTAAACAGGTCGGTGCGAATATCGGCGGTGATATTTTGGCCCACGGCCTGCACCAGATAGCTCTGAAAGCCATCCAGCAGCAGGCGAATCAGCACGGTAACCACCAGTAGCCCCACGATTAAGTTCAGCCCGCCCTGGAGGGTGCGCCCCTCCAGGAAAAACATCACCGGCTCCTGGCGAATCAGGGAGATGGCCTGACCAATCAGCACGGGCTGGAGGGCATTCGACAGGGACAGGGGCACCAGCAGCACCAGCGGCGGCACCAGGGCCCCCCGGTGCTTGTAGATGTAGGGCCACATGCGCAAAAACAGCCGCCAGTCGCTGTCGGGGCGGCGGGTGGTGTCGTCGCTGGGCAGGGTAGAGGTCGCGGTCATGGGGGCGATGCAAAATTTGACGCAGCCTTCAGTTTAGGTCTGAATCGAGGCAAGTGGCAGAGTCTTCCCCCCCACTCGTCCACCCCTCACCCACCTAATTGCCGCAGCTCAGCACCGTGGCGGCGGGATTTTCTGCGATCGCCTGCTGCATGTTGGTGGGGTTGGGTCTGCCGAAGGTGCTGAGGGTCTGCACATCCTCGGGGGAGGGCACGGCCCCAGCCACCTCCTGCCCCAGGTCGCTGATATAGATCACCCGGTCGATGGTGAGCTGGCGCTGCTCCTGCTCGGCGTAGAGAGCGGCGTAGCGATCGCCCACCTGCTGCTGCCACTGGGCGGGGGCGCAGTAGCTGCGATCGATGATCACCGTCACCGCCGGGCCAGCCAGAAACTGGCGCACCCCCAGCCCCAGGCCAGCAAAGGCCAACCAGCCCAGGCCCAGGGTATAGATCAGTCGTTGGTTGGGGTTGCGCATGGGGACGGGTCGTAGAGCCTCAAAAACCGGGGAAAACGGTACAGGGTATAAGGTCTAAGGTATAGGGTATGGAGCGACACCTTGTACCCTATACCCTGAACCTCAAACCCCTAAAGATTAACCTGGAACAGATCCTTAAACAGGGTTTGCACGTTGTTGGGGGTGCCCTGCTGCACAGTGGATTCGCGCAGGGCGGCGATCGCCTGCAATTCGCCCTGGTTGACCTCACCGTAGGCGATCGGGTAAAAGCGCACGTCGCTGTGGGTCAAAATGTCTTGAACGGCGTCAAAGGTGTAGCCCCGGTTGACCTCGCCATCGCTGAGCAGCAGCAGGTAGTAGCGCCCGTTGGGGTCTTTTTCTTTTTGGGCCAGCAGGTCGGCGAGGCCCACCATGGCTCCGTCGTACATGGCGGTGGCTCCGTCGGCCCGCAAACTGTCCACGGTGGCCAAAAACTTCTGGTGCTGAAGCTGGTCAAAGGGGGCGAGGGGCAGGCGGCGGGCGGGTGTATCGGCAAAGGTGACGATGCTGACGTAGTTGCCCGCGTTGATCTGCCCGGCGGCGACCCGCAGCCCATCCTTGAGCGCCTGAATGCGCTCTCCTTCCATGGAGCCGCTGGTGTCGATCACCAGGGCCATGTAGACGGTGCGGCCCCCGTCTTTGCGCAGCTTCCAGTTTGACTGGGCGGCCAGCAGGGTCTCACCGTTGGGGAAGGGGGGCACCTGGTTGGCCTTCAGGTAGTCGGTTTCGACAAAGCCCTGCTGCTGGGCCAGGGTCTGCATTTCGGCGGACTGGGCAAAGGTGGCAAACCGCTCTAGGGCCGCCGCCTGCTGGGGTGTGTTCCAGTCAAAACCCACCAGGGGGTTGTTGTGGGGCACGCCAAAGGGCACAAACTCGGTGTCGCTAAAGCCGGGCACCTGCCGCAGGGCCAGGTAGTTCTGGTATTCCAGCGGGAAAGCCTGGAGGTTGCTCTGGTCGCGCAGGAACAGCTCTTGCAGGTCGAGGGTGGTGGGCGTGGTGATCAGCACCTGCTGCTGAAACTGGTCGAAGACCGAGTTGACCTGGGGGGTTTGCAGCTCGGCCACGGTGAGCTGACCGCCGTTTTGCTGGTGCCCCGCCGCCCGCCAGTAGAGGGTGTAGAGCAGGTTGAGGGCGGTGGAGCTGCTGTAGGGGTTGGGGTAGGCGACGGTGACTTCGCCCGAGGCGATCGCATTCAGCAGCCGGTCAAAGCTGACGGTGCCGTTTTCGGCCAGGCTGTCGTAGACGGGCTTGGGCAGCACCCAGCCCGCCGTGTTGGGCACCAGGCGATCGGCCACGGGCACGGTGCTCACCCCCTGGCTCTGCACCATGGCCACCCAGAGGTCGTTGGAGGGGCTGTAGCCCTGGGGCTGCACGGCCTTGGCCCCCAGCAGCCGAGCGGCGGTGCCCGAGGCCACCTGGCGCACCCCCACCTGAATCACTTCCCCCGAGGGCAGGGTCTCTTGCCGCTGGTTAAAGGCTTGGGCGACTTCTACCAGCCAGCGCTCGTTTTGGCGATCGACGTTGGCCTTCTCAGAGGAGCTGTAGATCTCGATGTAGGCGGTGTTGCCGCCGCCGGGCTGGGCCGCGTGCAGCGGAAAGGTGTTGACATCGGGCAGGGGGTCTTCGATCTGGTCGGTGGTGTAGCGGCTGGCCACCTCGTCGGCGATCAGGTCTTCGCCGATGTTGATTTTGGGCAAGACCGACCGCTCTAGGGCCTGACGAGCGCTCTCTACCGAGTCAACCTGGGCGGTGCCGTTGAACGCTCTTGGTGTGCAGTTCCACAGCAGCACGGCGCAGAGGCTGAGGAGGAAGAGGATGGGGGGGAGGCGGCGCATTGGGGGGAATGGGGGGTGGGGGAGGTGAGGGGGGGTTAGGGAAGTAGATACAGGGTGGGGCGGGGGGTTTCCTGAGGGTTTTTGGAAATTGGGGTTGGCGGTGTAGCGTGGGTCAAGCGCCCCAGGACTGGTTATATTCAGCAAGTTCTGGGGGGCGACCCACGGCTGAGGTTACGAGGGCTCTTGGTTGTCTTGGAGGATGGTTTTGTTGGCCTCGATCATGGTTTGCAGACGGTGGGGCAGGGTGCTGTCGGCGGCGGTGTCGAGGGTGGAGAGGGCGACCTGGTCTTGGAGCTGCTGGAGCTGGGAGTGGGTGGCGGCGAGGCGATCGCGGCTGGCGGACAGGCGCTGCTGGGCCATCTGTTGGTAGGCGGGGGTTTCGATCTGGTCGAGCACGGCCAGGCCGTCGGCTACCTGGCCCGAGAGGTCGAGCACGGTGTGCAGGGCTTCGAGCAGGTCTACTTGCAGCAGGGGGTCGCGATCGTAAATGCGGACGGCAAAGCGCTGGGACTCTGTGGCCCAGACCTGGACTTCGCGCCAGGCTTTTTGGGCCTTGGGGGGCACCCGCTGCCCCAGGGTACCCAGCTGACTGGCAAAGGTTTGG contains these protein-coding regions:
- a CDS encoding diguanylate cyclase domain-containing protein; translation: MPKLPFYRLFSRLLKPFSLSTVLVAIFVLQLIGAVGLLGFLSFYLGNWAVALVSLGAIGSSVVVGLAVVNRVLQPIAQLHQAIQATAQGNWQTPLPIESTDELGQLARAFNTMAAKLHDSFTELEHLNRELQRSERRWRQFLDGIPLGIAVYDRQGQMVFASQQARILLCLEDMPSIPSLSLDETCIAYRASTGQRYPTAALPIAQALRGQPGWADDIELRPGNQAVPIEMVTTPIFDQAGQVEYAIAAFQDITTRKQAQTLLADYNQTLERQVADRTAALRQAEATQRIILEAIPDLLMRFSGDGICLDVMNAGAVNLLTEPSTQIGKPMDQVLPAEMAAERMHYIQQALQTGEPQVYEYRCLTPSGWRYEEARIVTSGPNQVLAIVRDITERKQAETEIARQRQFLQNVIDSIPSIIVVKDRQGRVQMANRASARLHGITPTDMVGKFDTDFNPNVSAFEALQQHRIHQQVIETQMPYQGEQEVIDRVGIRRWYQVVISPFQDASGTVNGVITNCIDITDRKGMETALTEANETLERLATLDGLTHIPNRRRFDEYLEQEWQRMVREQQPLSLIMFDVDFFKPYNDCLGHQQGDEALIAIAAAATRAVKRAADLLARYGGEEFAVVLPNTRRAGAEIVAKALQEEIAALQIAHPQSPISDYLTISIGIASVVPTADQSPEDLIAAADAALYQAKRRGRDRYWIRLI
- a CDS encoding DUF4435 domain-containing protein, producing the protein MSVDKLRNSRGKAVAVFVEFTRLYKQYETAFYCFFEGEDSKYYGIRIRNIVRPEKDIYLRCSGKEGVLGIYRMLSSRQHYVNAKTAYFVDKDFDESIYEKGMNSIYETPCYSVENFYTSAQCFSEILRSEFKLTESDENFERCISLYTKLQGEFHNSVELINAWVACHREKSSQLNISDLSVSRFVRIDLNQVVAMYTIDDLYSMFPNIPMISQQEIDEKKAELSAKTRQKSFRGKFEIEFLLAVLQKLTNEANQGTYPYFTRKVKVVLSLARRTIISDLSQYADTPDCLYSYLESFRSTS
- a CDS encoding AAA family ATPase, with the translated sequence MLLGERLNSSELKSFSIYGLFGFKDIKIPFDKEAVILIAENGSGKTTILNALYYSISCKFHKLSAIDFRSIVLEFASGVSVEIKKNDLKSFYQRDLFEYISLLRPFLPSREIEVLRREARRSSESFRGRLLDAMNRYPIPSKYYSILEEMELRVRIGQEADPKGKVDKIRSTIQENLNESILYFPTYRRIEEDLKNLGYEEEKFERLSLGEGEGKLIQFGMDDVISKLDEIKTAIKNSALNLFSKVTGEILTQFIEGIEITQEMRDSIQPDTLNIVLSRVGEKNISRSDRKRIEEMVSSGEINSPQHEQLVYFLSKLVGLYEQQKEKDDSINQFTSICNEYLNKKRIVYDEANVEISIVQTRSNNPIDIRNLSSGEKQIMSLFSKIYLESSEEFILLFDEPELSLSIEWQKLLLPDILKSGKCKLLLAVTHSPFIFDNELDLNANDLDTFVREE
- a CDS encoding VWA domain-containing protein, translating into MRRLPPILFLLSLCAVLLWNCTPRAFNGTAQVDSVESARQALERSVLPKINIGEDLIADEVASRYTTDQIEDPLPDVNTFPLHAAQPGGGNTAYIEIYSSSEKANVDRQNERWLVEVAQAFNQRQETLPSGEVIQVGVRQVASGTAARLLGAKAVQPQGYSPSNDLWVAMVQSQGVSTVPVADRLVPNTAGWVLPKPVYDSLAENGTVSFDRLLNAIASGEVTVAYPNPYSSSTALNLLYTLYWRAAGHQQNGGQLTVAELQTPQVNSVFDQFQQQVLITTPTTLDLQELFLRDQSNLQAFPLEYQNYLALRQVPGFSDTEFVPFGVPHNNPLVGFDWNTPQQAAALERFATFAQSAEMQTLAQQQGFVETDYLKANQVPPFPNGETLLAAQSNWKLRKDGGRTVYMALVIDTSGSMEGERIQALKDGLRVAAGQINAGNYVSIVTFADTPARRLPLAPFDQLQHQKFLATVDSLRADGATAMYDGAMVGLADLLAQKEKDPNGRYYLLLLSDGEVNRGYTFDAVQDILTHSDVRFYPIAYGEVNQGELQAIAALRESTVQQGTPNNVQTLFKDLFQVNL
- the pstB gene encoding phosphate ABC transporter ATP-binding protein PstB: MTNTYAPPSADVALRAESLSVYYGANLAVRDVNLHIPANEIVAFIGPSGCGKSTVLRCFNRMNDLIASCRVEGKITFHGDNIYASSVDAVELRRKIGMVFQKPNPFPKSIYENIAWGARINGFRGDMDELVETSLRKAAVWDEVKDKLKQSGLSLSGGQQQRLCIARAIAIQPDIILMDEPCSALDPISTIKIEETMKQLKEDYTIIIVTHNMQQASRVSDRTAFYNAEPTEKGGKVGYLVEFDNTEVIFNSPREQFTRDYVSGRFG
- a CDS encoding ABC transporter ATP-binding protein gives rise to the protein MTATSTLPSDDTTRRPDSDWRLFLRMWPYIYKHRGALVPPLVLLVPLSLSNALQPVLIGQAISLIRQEPVMFFLEGRTLQGGLNLIVGLLVVTVLIRLLLDGFQSYLVQAVGQNITADIRTDLFTHVTSLAVRFFDRTPVGKLITRITSDVDALGDVFSTGAVGIITDVVSMLVLIVVMFTMQWQLALMLLGLLLPVTWLIIYFQQQFRKANYKAREHLSELNATLQENVAGINVVQLFRRERYNAEMFRHTNKKYITAVDKTIFYDSAVSSTLEWISLVAIGGVLWLGGLLVMQDALTFGTLATFILFAQRLFDPLRQFADKFTAIQAGLTAVERITDLFTVPVEIRDPEGVGGEGVGGDGVGSDGEGRGDGGGRDAAMGLGGDSSNGAKELLGEENGSSATFPTTYPSISPTSPSPSSSPPPHPLTPSPAKASEIRFNHVTFGYKADEPVLKDLTFTIRPGEKVALVGPTGAGKSSIIRLLCRLYDINQGAILLDGVDIRNLPQAELRRRMAVILQDGFLFAGDVKSNITLGEEYPLEAVVEAAKKTNIHGLIEELPQGYNTELRERGTNLSGGQKQLLAFARAAIRDPGILVLDEATANLDVGTEAMIQEALERLLEGRTAIIIAHRLSTIRNVDRILVLKHGELVEQGSHDELLAREGLYSSLYRLQRLGV